acctctccaaatccactttcatcattataataatcataaataggaggcatgcaatcattataacaaatttgcgcatcaaatcttgggggactaaaagtatcatcttcatcaaacatagcttccccaagcttatggttttgcatatcattagcatcatgaatattcaaagaattcatactaacaacattgcaatcaagctcatcatttataccaaacattctattgaattcttcttctgtcaattgagcacaattttcctttccatcattttcacgtaatacattataaagatgaataatatgatgcaacctcaattccattttttatagttttcttttacaaaccaaactagtgataaacaagaaactaaaagattcaattgcaagatctaaagatataccttcaagcactcacctccctggcaacggcaccagaaaagatcttgatgtctactacgcaactttattcttgtagacacatgttgggcctccaagcgcagagttttgtaggacagtagcaattttccctcaagtggatgacctaaggtttaccaatccgtgggaggcgtaggatgaagatagtctctctcaaacaaccctgcaaccaaataataaaaggtctcttgtgtccccaacacaccaaatacaatggtaatttgtataggtgcactagttcggcgaagagatggtgatacaagtgtaatatggatagtagatattgatttttgtaataagaaaaataaaaaaacagcaaggtagcaattgataaaagagagcacaaacagtattgcaatgcttgaaaataaggcctagggtctgtaatttcactagtgcaatctcccaacaatgctaatataattggatcatataaccatccctcaacgtgcgatgaagaatcactccaaagttcctatctagcggagaacataagaagaaaccatttgtagggtacgaaaccacctcgaagctattctttccgatcgatctatccaagagttcgtactaaaataacaccaaaaaatttcatattcataatattcaatccaacacaaagaacatcaaaaagtgccccaagatttctactggagaaacaaagacaagaacgtgcatcaacccctatgcatagattacctcaatgccacctcgggaatccgcgagttgagtgccaaaacatatatcaagtgaatcaaaataataccccattgtcaccacgggtattcatatgcaagacatatatcaagtgctctcaaatccatcaaaagtattcaatccaataaaacgaaatctcaaagggaaaactcaattcatcacaacaagatagagaggagaaaacacttagagcatctccaatagaatATGAAAATTTGGAGATGTAAAAATTTACATCTCCAAAAAAGTGCCAACTCCAATAGACGATGCAAAACGGATATGTAAAATATCTACTCCAACAAAAGATGCAAAGTAGAGATGTAAAACTAGCCGCCAGCCTCGCGGCTGCTGTTCAGTCACTGCACAACCGCATTTGCACATTGAATTTTCATAATCCTAGCAACAGAAGTGCATCATCAACCATACTTTTAAATCCTACAAGCAAAAGTCAATTTTCTCAAACGAAGTTGTTGGTCCAACAAATGAAAATGCACATAGACATCACTAAGTTTGCATCCTCTTCGTTGTCTCTAGTGTCACTGCGGATGGTGGTATGGTCATCATCAATGGCTTCTTTGTCGACGTTTTCTTGCGTTGAAGTCTTGTTGCCGCAAAATCCACCGGAAGCAACTTCACTGCCACCTCCCATGTTGCTCATTGTTTAGAAACgcagtagaaaacaaaaaaatcgccctacgatcacccaggaacaatatgaagatgcataatgGTTGTGATCAACGATCGTTACCGACTCCAGGAGGGCAGAAGAAGTAGACGGGTCGATGTAGATCATACTTGGAGTCCCTCAAACGTCGATGACGATCCCGTGAACCACCCTCGAATGATCCCTTGAACAgaagaccgaaagcacgacctctctacttggttgcaagcatacggtcttcacgatccaacAGCACTTCGCCATCCAGAGCTAATCGTCACcagagaattagagggaggagttTAGAAACACAttgggcttctaattatgaggattagaggtggctagggctcactctaattagtcaactaggaccaactagaacttGCTCGGatcaactagaggaggctccaaaacttatGTTCAAATAGGGAGaaatcctctagtatatataggttagGAGGGGAGGAGAGGGCAGCCACCGAGGAGGGAAAGTCCCTCCTTGGGGCGCCGGCCAAGGGggaggagtaggactcctcccctactccaattcgccccccccccctatATGGCAAGGGGGCGCCACTTGCTACTTGGGCCTTGTGGCCCAAGTTGCCTTCCACCTCTTGGCATTTTTAGGCCCGTTGAtatttaaattaaatataaaatgttCTAAACATTTTCAGAGCATTATATATAATTTAATATCCTCGGAAATATTTCCGCCTATATATATTAATGGGTAATACccggtgatacgtccattttgcatcatgcttttatgttgatatttattgcattatgggttgttatttcacattatggtacggtacttatgccttttctctcttattttacaagatttacatgGAGAGGGAGAAtactggcagctggaattctggaccgaaAAGCAGCAAATCTGatatacctattctgcacaactccaaatgtccttaaactttacggagaattgttttggaatatataaaaaatattgtgCGAAGAAACAACGAAAGGGGGCCCatcaggtggccacaagcctggggggccCGCCCTACCCCCCAAGGAGCGTCTCCAGGGCTTGTGGGGCCCCTGGCCATcgtctggtgcccatcttctgctatatggaggGTTTTGACCTATAAAAacaagaaggaagctttcgggacgaagcgccgccatctcgaggcaaACCTGGGCagaagtaatcatgtgaatttggtattcgttcgatagtttgatgagatgtatgttgtctttcctctagtagtgttatgtgaacgtcgattacatgacacttcaccatgatttgggcctaggggaaggcattgggaagtaataagtagatgatgggttgctagagtgacagaagcttaaaccctagtttatgcgttgcttcgtaaggggctgatttggatccacatgtttcacgctatggttagatttatcttaattcttctttcgtagttgcggatgcttgcaagaggggttaatcataagtgggaggcttgtccaagtaaagacagcacccaagcaccggtccacccacatatcaaattatcaaagtaatgaacgtgaatcatatgagcatgatgaaaactagcttgaatataattcccatgtgtcctcgggagcgctttgctttatataagagttcgtccagtcttatcctttgctacaaaaagtattgggccaccttgctgcacttttgctacacttgttacttgttacccttTACGAATTATCCTACtaccaaactatctgttaccgataatttcagggcttgcagaaaataccatgctgaaaaccgcttgtcatttccttctgctcctcgttgggttcgacactcttacttatcgaaaggactacgattgatcccctatacttgtgggtcatcagccgaTATTACCCGATATTCACCGAAACCCTTCCGCTGACCCCAAAACGCTTCTgaaacctctcggaactatttcggATATTAATGAAATGTCATACCCTCAATGTTTGTTTTAGGAATATCGTTATGCTTAACAATATCCTAAGATCcggaaaacatgatcaccaaTAACACTTGAACCAGTCTTAGAGGCAGGACCGGGAACCTTTTGTTTATCGTTTATCATTCCACAcctgcatatgagttttccactgaatcacatattccaggatcatagcagttataacatgaaatataaactcttaattatgaataatggaaatataataatacaatattattgcctctagggcatatttccaacactcatGTTGCCATCGAAGCCACCTCCCATGCCACTCATCATGTTGCCGCCAAAGCCACCTCCCATGCCACTCATCATGTTGCCACAAAAGCCACCTCCCATGCCACTCATCATGTTGCCGCCGAAGCCACCTCCCATTGCGCTCATGTTGCCGCCGAAGCCACCTCCCATGCCATCGAAGCCACCATCCATGTTGCCACCAAAGCCACCTCCCATGTTTCCACCAAATGCACCACTCATGGCACCACCCATCATGTTTATGTACCTGCCCATTCCACCTCCCATTCCTCCTCCCATGGCACCTCCCATCCACCCTCCCATTCCTCCCATCATGCTTTTCATGAGCATTTGCTTCTTCATGGGCATTTCATCGCGACAAAGTTCGACATACGCCTTTGCCTTGGCATCAAGAGTAGATGTGTCCATGAACATAAACTTGAGTGCTTTCTCCTTGACCATCTTCATCTCTCGACCGCCGCCTTCTCTCCTCAAGCTCAACCTTTCTCTCCTCGACCGCCGCCAACCTCTCTTCGGTTGTCGCCCTCTTCTCCTCCTCAGCCGCCCTCCGTCGCTCGACTTCGCTCGTCTCCTCCATTTCTTTGAGCTTCAgcatttttttcttttgcatactCTTTCCTTGCCATGACGATGGCATCAAATACTTCCTTATCATTGTCTCCGGCCTGGGTTCCCTTCACCTTCTTAGTTCTGACGGGCCTATATGATTTAGTCGCCGAGTGAGGGGTTGGGCTCCTTCTCTCATCACCGGGGACATCTTCTTCATCCTCCACCACCACACTTTTCTTCTTCGAAGCATTGAAAACTTCTCTAGTTTTCCACTTCTCCTCATCCTTGAGCTCTTTGTAGCAATGTTGAAAAGTGAAAGCTCTTcctttctcccccctcttctctccttTGTTGTTCCTATCTCAAAATAATCCTTGCGCAATCATTTTCTACAAAAAAACAACCAACATGTCATCATCAAACTAGTCAACATTTCAACATTTGCGGAATGTAGAGAAAACACACAAGAACAAATGATTATTACCAAGTCACTATTACCTCAACCACCCAGGTTCATGCGATCAACACCTGCCAAGCAACCCGCCCACTTTTGACATTCGGCGTTGATGGTGCCCCAACATTGACGAAGGGAGTCACTTGAGCGATAGTGGTCGCTAGTGTTGCGCGCATCGAAGTACTCCTTGATGCGTTGCCAATAAGTGTTGGTGGATTGGTCGGTCCCAACGGTTGCATCTTGAGAGACTTTCTTCCATGCGATGCAAATCAACACATCTTCGACGTTGGGATAATTTGCGGCTCTTCCCTTCATAATGAAGCCCTCATCATCCATGTCGAGATTGTCATCACCATATTGTAGAGTTTCGTATTCTTGTGATGCATACTCATGTGAATAATCGTCATTTGTCACATTTGTCGCGCACATGAAAGCTTCATCATCAAGACTACAAATGGACGTACATGCAATCAATTTCACATTCTATTGGAATCCATAATTGAAACAACAAAGAAATGCACAAACAATTGTTTTACCTTTGCGACATATCATTGAACATGTTGGATGCGGTTGCCGTCAGCGTGGACACATCTTCCTCCATGGCCGGCGGcgacggaggaggaggtggattAGGAGCTCTgtggccggaggaggaggccaaggtcGGCGGCGGCTGCAAATCGCCCTCCGTAGCCGCGTCCGGCTTTGAGATTTTGTCGGCCGAGGTTGGTACCCCGCCGGGTTGCGGCTCCGCGCCGCCGACCGCTTCACGCCTCCACCACGTGGCTTGGCGGCCCGCTGCTTCTTTGCAGCCTCCGGCGCGATGGCGATCGGCCGGGGTGAGGCAAATCCAGGGCGTCGGCATCGCGGCGGCgacatggaggcggaggcggccgcATTGGGGAAAGTTGGCACGGAGGCGGTGGCAAAGTCGGAGAAAGCGACAGGGTCATCGGCATTGGGGGCGGCGGGCGGGAGGGGGATGGCCGGGAGTCGGACGGCTGCTGGTCGGGCGAAAGACAAATGGACGACACTTGGGCAGTTGGTGGGCAGTTGCGTTTTTACATCTCCATGTGGTGGAGATGCAAATTTGCACCGCGAGGTGTTGTAGTTTACATCTTCGAGAGACAGAGATGTTATTTTTTCTACATCAGCATCATCTGCtggaaaggtggtgcaaaaggTAGTATGTATACATCTtttgttggagatgctcttactaGTCTCTACTACCTAAAAGGAACGGAACGTTCCGTTTCCCATCTTACGTTGTGGGCTTCGTCCGACCTCCTCCGCATCACTacgttttgaaaaaaaattccgcCCCTTTCATCTCTGACTTTCCTTTCATAGGTTTTCAAGAAGAAAAGCAGCCTCAAGTTAAAAAAAACAGCCTCAAATTACGCTCTAATTTGTCTCCCTAATTCTAAGCCGAAACTCCTCCATGCAGGCATGCACACGATCTCTCCCATCTCTCTTTGTATTCCTGATGCATACTAGGGTTTCCCGCCGCCGTCCACCTGGCTCCTGGCGCCGCCACGCCTTTGATCTCCTCCGCCAATCCACTACGATCCTTCTCATCCGCGTTACAGGTTCGTTCCCTTTCCTCCGTTTTTTTTCTCAAATCGAGCAGAACAGAGTGTCTTTTCTGGATCCGCGCGTTTGCGTGGCCGCCGAGGCTGGATACCGGGAGGAGCTAAAAGGAAGGTGGTATCGGCCGCTGCTGGAGGGGATCAGTTCGTTTCGAGGTGTAGGGAGAGAAGAGAGGGACGGGCAGGGGGCCGACACCGACGTGGGCTTGCTGGCTTCTGCTGCTCTGTatgggagagagagtgtgtgtgtgtgtgtgagaaaGGCGCAGGGGCCATGCCGACGAGCAGCAGCAACCGGAGTTGTGCATGATTTCGCAAGATGAACCAGGCCTCGGgcgttgagagagagagagatggagcgATTATTTTTCCGTGACCGAGTGATGCCGCTGATGTGCTGCTTCTGCTAATGCATAAACAGAGAGGGGCATGTGTCTAATACCGTTGCTGCTAATGCATACGCATAGATAGACAAAATTATGTTGTGTGCTAGCTATGGGAGCGTGTACTTCTACTACTATTATTTTTAGTTGATCTACTATTGTTTCTCATTTGTCCGTATATATGTTATACAGATTGTTGTGACGAAAAAAAACAATATGATCTTTTGCAAAGCTGTGTTGGACTGAATGATTTGTAGTCGAATTATGTTGTTTGATATACATGAGGATCGTAAAATTATGTGTTAGACATGATTTATGTGAAAATATTAAAATTGTCTGTTGTCCCGTAGCAAACGCACGGGTAATTATCTAGTAAGTTTTAAAAATAGCATCCACTTAGAAGCAACCAAACAAAGGCTTCCTAACACCCAACGAatatccccgcaaaaaaaaacacCCAACGAATAAACCGGAGCCAGGTGGATTGGTCTGGCCCACATGGCGGCCCCACGTGAAACGCCGCCCGCGGATGGCGCGTAGCTACTTCCCTCAAGGCAAAAAAGCACGGAAAGGAAGAAGATTTGGGCGGAGAGCATCAGGGCCAATAATGCCGCAACGCGTCTCCCCCTGTCTGTCTCTTTCATCCCCCCTCTCTCTGGCTGTCGTCGTCGTCCCTTCCATCCCCGCCaccacctccttctcctccttcttccaAGATCTCCTACACCACTTTGTCTCTTCTTCTCCCTCCCCGCAAACTCCCCTTGACTCCTTCCAATTCGATCCCGTTTCGCGCTGCTGGTTTGGCCGGGTATCTTGGCTGCTTCCATCGGATTTGGATAAAACAAATACCGTAACGGAAAGCGGGACGCTGCTATCCTCCCTCCCATTGCCGCTCCTGCTCTGAATCGTGTCCAATTCCACGCATTTGTTCCGGGCGGGTCGGGGTTCGTTGGCGCCGTGCGGATCCGTTACGGGAGGTCGTCGGCGTGCGTTGCTGTCCGTCCTTGTTCTTCTTGGCATGAGCGTTGGGGAAGATGGGGCTGGATTACTACAGCGTGCTCAAGGTCAACCGGAGCGCCACGGAGGACGATCTCAAGAAGTCGTACCGCCGGCTGGCCATGAAGTGGCACCCCGACAAGAACCCCGGCGACAAcaaggcagaggccgaggccaaGTTCAAGAAGATCTCCGAGGCCTACGAGGTACGTCTATTCTAATCAAACCCATTTGCTCTCCCATTTTAATCCTTCTTACAAATGCCGCTCGCAACCATCATACTACCATCTGTTTCGACTGCGATCTACAAAGCGTTGCATCCATGTCAGTTTTATGGGCATTATGTGTCGTTTGTTATGCCAATCTTGACTTTTGCACACAAAAACAAATGCTAATCTGATTGCAACAATCGTACTTGCGATAATAAAAATGCTAGCGTGTCAACTGTCAAGATAATTCTGCTTAATCGCTGGATTTTTTTACCAATATCAATCTTGATTTTTGCACACACAAATATACAGATATTATGCCTGCCTGCTAATCTGATTGCAAGAATTGTATGATTAAAATGTTTGCAAGTTTTACGGTGATGCTTCAAAGTAATGCTTGCGCAGATTGCTGGATTTCTTTTATGACCAACATCTACTGCCTTTCAGGTTCTGAGTGATCCGCAGAAGAGGACAATATATGATCAATATGGGGAGGAGGGCCTGAAGGCCTCCGCGGAGGCCGGTAGCTCGTCGTCATCTATGAATGGCTCCACCAACCACCGTTTCAATCCTCGGAATGCCGAGGACGTCTTTGCTGAGTTCTTCGGCAGCAGCAAGCCTTTTGAGGGGATGGGGCGCGCCAAGTCGATGAGGTTCCAGACAGAAGGCGCCGGCACCTTTGGTGGGTTCGGTGGTGGCACCGAGAGCAAATTCAGATCATACAATGATCCTGTCGGCGCCAGCTCTAGCCAGCCCCGGAAGCCACCGCCCGTGGAGACGAAGCTTACATGCACGCTTCCAGAGCTATACTCTGGTTCGACACGCAAGATGAAGATATCCAGGAACATTGTCAAGTCTAATGGGTAATTGCACTGATTCCCTGATATTTCCATGAATTTCTATCCTGCATTCCAAACTGGCCCCATACTGGAGTCAGATGGAGGTGTCAAGAACATGATGGTTGATGCATACCCATTTCATTTTCTCCCATATGACCTTTCTCTTACCTGCTCATTTTTTAACAGGCAACTGGGCACTGAATCGGAGATTCTGACAATCGATATAAAACCCGGATGGAAGAAAGGGACCAAGATCACATTTCCGGACAAGGGCAATGAGCAGCCGAACCAGCTCGCCGCCGATCTCGTCTTCGTCATCGACGAGAAGCCTCATGATGAGTACACGAGGGAAGGCAACGACCTGCTGATCTACCAGAAGATCGACCTGGTGGATGCATTGGCAGGAACCACAGTGAATCTGAAGACCCTCGATGGGCGTGACCTGGTGATCAAGCTGACAGACGTGGTAACACCGGGATATGAGCTTGCAATCGCCAAGGAGGGGATGCCTATTGTGAAAGAAAATGGGAGGAGAGGCAATCTGAGAATCAGGTTCGATGTTGATTTCCCGAAGAGGCTGTCATCGGAGCAGCGGCAGAATATTAGGAAGGTTCTTGGAGGGGGAGGGCAGCCTCAGCAGTAATGATGACGTTCCGGAAGCAAATTCAGCTCTCCCATAGTTGTCCATGAAATGCAGACTAATTCAGATGTTCTTCTTTGGTTGGCTTGTATGTCTAGTTACTTTTGGTTTGCGGGTACTTGTTCCTGATCTGCTCCTTTGTTGAAGAAATAGCGATAGTAATTGTTGACTACTCCATACAGATTACGATGTAATGTTAATTTGTTCATTATTGAGTCACATATTTCAATAGTCCTTGAAAATTGTACAAATTCCAATCTTCTCCTTCCTTTTGTGAATTATCATGTGTTGCAAGTAAAAGAGTGAAAGCATTTTTTCCAGTTCTAATGTGTTTTGTGAATTATTATGTAGTTTGATGACCAATGCCAAATTTACCATGATTGGCATGGCAAGATTGGAGTCTGTATGTATCCGTAAATAGCAATGGCCATGCTTGAATTGTGGCCTCATCGCTCTGAAAAGGAAACCGTTGCATTTTGCGGCTCCGTTTCCACGTGGTAACGGCGGTGATGAAGCCAGCGGAGGAGTAAAGGGAAAGCGCCAAAGCGGAAAGCCAGGGCCAGGAGCCGCCGGCGACGGTGTGGTACAACCCGATGCCGTCGTCACCGGGGACACAGCGGCCTGTCGCTGTCAGGGTGTACGGTGACGGCATCTACGATCTCTTCCACTTCGGCCATGCTCGTGCGCTCGAACAGGCCAAGAAATCGTGAGAGCTCTCCTCCCCTTCCAGCTTTCACAGTTGCAAACCTCCTTCGGTTCTGAATTATGATGTCCTTGTTTGCAACTCTTGTCTCTGTCCTCAGATTCCCCAACACCTATTTGCCCGTGGGCTATGTTAGAATACAACTTGTAATAGGATTAGGACTCCTACTCGGTTTATAATAGGGCTAGGTCAGGTGCGGCTTGGCTCTTATATATACCTCTTGTACTGGCACAATATTGCATCAACAATTATTCAATACAATTCTATATGGTATCAGACTTTCGATCCTAGGGTATGGCTAACCcgccagccccgccgccgcccggctacttcgagcggCACGCTGCCATTGTCGCCGCCAAGGTCGCTGCAGCCACGGCCTCCTCCGTCTCTACCTCTACTCTAGCTTTACTCCCACCAATACCCCCTTCCATCTCCTTCACCGACACCATCTCCGATATTAGCCCCTACATCCGCATAACCCTAGACCTTGCTGCTCACAGCTACTACCATTAGCGTCACCTCTTCGACGTCCACCTTGGACGATGCAATCTCCGCTCTCACGTTGCCGACGACTCTCTACCTCAACTTCATGATCCGCAATGGGTCAAGGATGATCTCGGCATCATTCAATGGATCTACATGCGAGTCTCCACAGAGATCTTCAATCTCGTCCACTGTGACGGTGCCTCCGCCGCCGATCTATGGGCGGCCCTTCGTCAGCTCTTCCAGGACAACGTCGACGCTCGCGCCAACAatctccacaccgagcttcgaAATACGGTGCAAGGTGATTCACCAGTCGGCGTCTACTGCCAACGCCTCAAGGCGATCGCGGATGAACTCCGCGAACTTGGTGATCCGATCGACGATCGCCAGCTCATCAACGTCCTCCTCGTCGGCCTCAGCGAGCGGTTCGAGAAGCAGGCCTCCTTCATCCCTATGATGCGTCCGCGTCCCTCCTTCGCCGAGGTTCGCTCGATGCTCCAATAGGCCGATCGTGCCCTAACTACGAAGGACTCCCGTCCTCAGGTCTTCACTGCTTCTCCTCGCCCGCCTGCGTCGACGCCGGCACCGCCACCTCCACCAACAGCACCTCCTCAACCATCCGGCTGGCGTCCAAGTCCTAACTACCGGGGCAAAAACCCTAGGCCGCCGCAGTTCCGCACGACGCCGACTCCTGCTCCGCCCCGGGCTTCATCAActgcaccaccaccgccacccgGTGGCGCCCATCTCCTGATCCATGGACAGGGCTAGTCCAGGCGTGGCCTATGCCCTGGTCCGCCCCTACGCCATATGGTGCCCCGCCTACCTATACCGGTGGCTGGCAGCCCGGTGCTCGCCCTCACACCGGCGCGCCCGTCCTCGCGCCCCGACAGCCGACGGCCGCGTACCACGGTGCTCCCGCCTACGCGCCGCCGATCTACAACACCAGTCCTTATGCATCCTATGGCGCTCCATCGCCCCCCTACATGCAACAGTACAATGATGGTGCTTCTCTCTTTACGCCGATGCCGGCCTACTGCCGACGCCACCACACCCGCAAGCTCCCATGACTACACCGGCCTCTACTTCGACTCCGAGCTGGGACCAAGCTGCTTTTCTACAAGCCATGAacaactttgctgcacaagggaactcaggtacggattggatttTCGATTCTGGTGCTTCTCGTCATATGTCTGCATCGAGTAATTTGCTTTCTTCTTGCACACCTTCGCCTTTTCCCTCCATTACTCTCGGTGATGGATCCTCTATTCCTATTTACTGTGTCGGTCAGGCTCAAATCCAATCCCCAACTAAGCCTTTGCTTCTTCGTGATGTTCTTGTAGCTCCTGCTCTTATTAAAAATCTGATTTCTGTTCGCCAAATCACCACTGATAATCATGTTTCTGTTGAGTTTGACCCCTTTGGTTTGTCTGTGAAGGACTACccgaccaaggccgagatcgctcgattcaatagctccggtgatttATATTCTCTCCATGGTGCTTCGGTCGCTGCTCCTCCAACATCTATGGTGGCCTCTGTTGATCTGTGGCACCAACGTCTCGGCCATCCCAATAAAAATGTGTTATCCCCACTTCTTACTAAATTTTCAATACCTTGTAATAGAGATTCTCATAATTCTTCTATGTGTCAGTTGTTGGGgaactcggttcaactaaagtgagagagacagacacccgccagtcacctttaagcaacgagtgctcgcaacggtgaaaccagtctcgcgtaagcgtacgcgtaatgtcggtccgggccgcttcatctcacaataccgctgaaccaaagtatgacatgctggtaagcagtatgacttatatcgcccacaactcacttgtgttccactcgtgcatagcatcaacgcataaaaccaggctcggatgccactattggggaacgtataatttcaaaaaaattcctacgcacatgcaagatcatggtgatgcatagcaacgagaggggagagtgttgtccacgtaccctcgtagaccgacagcggaagcgttatcacaacgcggttgatgtagtcgtacgtcttcacgatccgaccgatcaagtaccgaacgtacagcacctccgagttctacacacgttcagctcgatgacgtccctcgaactccgatccagccgagtattgagggagagtttcgtcagcacgacggcgtggtgacgatgatgatgttccacttcgcctaagctccgcaacggtattatcgaggtgtaatatggtggaggggggcaccgcacacggctaagagatctcaaggatcaattgttgtgtctctggggtgccccctgcccccgtatataaaggagc
This sequence is a window from Aegilops tauschii subsp. strangulata cultivar AL8/78 chromosome 7, Aet v6.0, whole genome shotgun sequence. Protein-coding genes within it:
- the LOC109781238 gene encoding uncharacterized protein; this encodes MGLDYYSVLKVNRSATEDDLKKSYRRLAMKWHPDKNPGDNKAEAEAKFKKISEAYEVLSDPQKRTIYDQYGEEGLKASAEAGSSSSSMNGSTNHRFNPRNAEDVFAEFFGSSKPFEGMGRAKSMRFQTEGAGTFGGFGGGTESKFRSYNDPVGASSSQPRKPPPVETKLTCTLPELYSGSTRKMKISRNIVKSNGQLGTESEILTIDIKPGWKKGTKITFPDKGNEQPNQLAADLVFVIDEKPHDEYTREGNDLLIYQKIDLVDALAGTTVNLKTLDGRDLVIKLTDVVTPGYELAIAKEGMPIVKENGRRGNLRIRFDVDFPKRLSSEQRQNIRKVLGGGGQPQQ